A stretch of Astyanax mexicanus isolate ESR-SI-001 chromosome 21, AstMex3_surface, whole genome shotgun sequence DNA encodes these proteins:
- the LOC111193519 gene encoding F-box only protein 48 produces the protein MQQHVCKRKSDVCVFSEGRPALISQQDFTETLPTEMSVRIFSELDLRSLCSASLTCKQWNDIIEGSDYLWRSHCLTVLAVCRRDVDGDRQDGLTWKVTLVHNYRKGCVKRRWLKGRYSNIRSADDLPPNSMCPLDVETWGEILEAELER, from the exons ATGCAGCAGCATGTCTGTAAAAGGAAGAGCGACGTCTGTGTTTTCAGTGAAGGAAGACCCGCCCTGATCTCCCAGCAGGACTTCACAGAGACACTCCCGACGGAGATGAGCGTGCGGATCTTCAGCGAGCTGGACCTGAGGAGCCTGTGCAGCGCTTCGCTCACCTGCAAGCAGTGGAACGACATCATCGAGGGCAGCGACTACCTGTGGAGGAGCCACTGCCTGACCGTACTGGCCGTGTGTCGCAGGGACGTGGACGGGGACAGGCAGGACGGACTGACGTGGAAG GTTACTCTGGTGCATAATTATCGGAAGGGCTGCGTGAAGAGAAGGTGGTTAAAGGGCCGGTACAGTAACATCCGCAGTGCTGACGATCTCCCACCCAACAGCATGTGTCCCCTGGACGTGGAGACCTGGGGGGAGATCCTGGAGGCGGAGCTGGAGCGATAG